The Natranaerobius trueperi genome segment TAAAAGACCTTTAAAAAAACCCGACCAATAAAGGTCGGGTTAATTCTTTAGATTTTAGCCTGATATTCATACGGAACCCTAACAAATTCTCCGGGTTTTTCAATAGTCATGACTTTTTCTAAAGCTCTTTGTAAGATATCTCTTTGTACTTTTTCATCGTTAGGAGGTCCCAGATTAGCACCCATCGGTACTAATGCATGGACAGCTCTTGGCGCTCCTTGTTGTTTTGCAACAGGATGTAATGCTGCAATAATTATGGTTGGTATTCCAGCCTCTTCAATTTTTCTCTGCACAACCACGGCAGAGCGGTGACAAGTTCCTCATCCAGCAGTTAGTACAGCTATATCAGCGCCAGCATTTTTAATAACTTCAGCGATTTCAGGACCAACTGAATCATTTAAGACATCAAAATCACCGCCCCCACCCATAAAACCAACATGGTAGTCACTAGTGCCTTTAATAATACCTTTTTCTTTTAAGTCCTTTAGTCTATCTATAGGAAACATACAGTTAATATCTTTTCTAACATCCTTATGATCGTACCCCCCATGAGTCACCATTAACTTATCTGAACTAACATCAGCTGGGACTTTTCTAAATGTATTATCGCCAGCTACATCAAAGGGTTCTTGGTCTTTAAGGTGTATACCGGCTGCAGAGACTAGTGCCACATTAGATTCAGACAAGTCTTTATTTGGGGGTATAAAAACTGGTTCTGGTTCCTTTGGTACAGGTACTTCAGTTTTGATATTCGAGCTGCGATTAAATAATTTATCTTTTAACATGTTAAGAGCTCTACTTGCATCATCTTTCACTAAAGTATTTTGTGCTAAGACTTCTGTTTCAACCATGCTATCACTTTTATTTAACTCAACTAATGCATCCATGTATTTATTACCAATTATTAAAGCTCCTTGTTTAGCAGCATATGTTACACCTACAACAGGAAAATCACGCTTACCAATAGCTTCAATGTGTTTTGCAAAGTCAATATGGTTATTACCAAACCCTTCTGTCATAACTATAACGCCATCTGGTTGGATGTTTTCCATAATCATGCCTATTCTTTCAGCCACATACTCTTTTTCATGGTTCGATTGTGGAGAACCAACAGCTACAACTCCTCTTAAATATATATCTTGATCTTCATACAAAACGTCCAAAAGTGGATCTCTAGAGTAATGTCTGGTGGTTTCTTTGGTAGAAGGCCCAACACAAGTCATAGCATGAATACCACCATCTTTCATTTCGTTTGGAGACATAACAACTGGAATATTACCTAAATCTACTACGCTTTTTCCCCCTGTTACACCACAAGGTTCTAAAGGTAAAAGGATATTATCATGCATTCCTCCCTGTCCCATCATTTCTTTTACGAGTATGACATTTGGTTTATTTGGGTCTTGTTCTCCTTCTTTTATTAAAGAACTATTATCTGGATTTTTATTAGAAAGATCACGCTTCATAGCATTTCTGATATCCTGTATAAATTCATCTACAGCTCTATGACAAGCTGTTGGACCATCTCTTGTCATTGAGATACCTTCTTCTATTGACATATCAATATTTAAAATTAAATCATCCTCATCTGGGCACCCGGGTTGATTAAATGCTATCTTTTCAGATGCTTTACCAGCCGTACTACCAAACTCGGCTACTTGTTTTCCAGTAGATTCTTTACCAGTAAGAAGAACTACTACACCGTCTAATTCTAAGGTAGTACCAGTTCCGAGGGTGCTTTCATCTTTAGTTCTAATTGGTATTACATCCATCATTGTATTTACTTCAGTATCTAAATTTTCGTTTGTTATAAGTCTGACTTTGATATCGCGTAAATCTGAATATTTATTTGTTAAGTCCTTTACTAGTTCTTTGTTAACACTTAATTCATTCTCATTTATTTCTGTTTTATTATCAAGTACCAGATCTGTTATTTGGTATTGATTTAATTGTAAGGTTCTATTCAATTTACCAATCCTCCTAACCAAAATTATTCATTGTTAGTTTTACCTAATATTAATTTAATATTACTTTTAGCTTAAAGTTGTTTAATAAAGTTTAATAAAAATATGTATAATTATATTGAAAGATTTTCATCCTTAGAAAGAAGGAGAAATTAAATTAGTTGGGAGTGATCAGTTAGTGTCAGAGAAGTTTCGGCCATTACTTATACTTATTGCTATTTTTGTATTTGCATTTAGTATTGCTTTTCTTCAAGGTGACAATCCAACAAATGAAAAAGACATTGAAAAAGCTCCTGAATCTGATCCTCTAGATCGAATTAATCCGGATAGGATAAAAACAATAGTTGATCCCTATCAAACTTATTCTTTTGATGATTTAGAAAAAGATTTAAAAAAATTAGATA includes the following:
- the prdB gene encoding D-proline reductase (dithiol) protein PrdB — encoded protein: MVETEVLAQNTLVKDDASRALNMLKDKLFNRSSNIKTEVPVPKEPEPVFIPPNKDLSESNVALVSAAGIHLKDQEPFDVAGDNTFRKVPADVSSDKLMVTHGGYDHKDVRKDINCMFPIDRLKDLKEKGIIKGTSDYHVGFMGGGGDFDVLNDSVGPEIAEVIKNAGADIAVLTAGUGTCHRSAVVVQRKIEEAGIPTIIIAALHPVAKQQGAPRAVHALVPMGANLGPPNDEKVQRDILQRALEKVMTIEKPGEFVRVPYEYQAKI